A single window of Methylomarinum sp. Ch1-1 DNA harbors:
- the nirB gene encoding nitrite reductase large subunit NirB: MNAKQTLVVIGNGMVGQHFLDSLINSEVKDDFDIVTFCEEPRPAYDRVHLSEYFNGKSADDLSLVKEGFFEQQGIKIHLGDRAVKIDQQRQLVHSAQGLEVRYDKVVLATGSYPFVPPIPGHEREQCLVYRTIEDLEAITAHAKNARVGVVVGGGVLGLEAGKALTDLGLQTHVVEFAPRLMAVQLDDGGGAMLRSKIEALGVKVHTSKNTRNISDGDRHALKMEFADDDSLETDLILFSAGIRPRDDIAHASGLEVGPRGGIVIDDECKTSNPDIYAIGECALWNGRIFGLVAPGYTMARTVVANLAGREDRFQGADMSTKLKLMGVDVASIGDAHAQSQGSLVYTYQDGSAEVYKRLVVSADKTRLLGAVLVGDAAGYSTLLQYCLNGIELPENPDSLILPARSDESVGLGPDALPESAQICSCHDVSKGRICQAIEQGSVSVPALKGETLAGTGCGGCVPLLKSVLDCELKKAGVEVNNDICEHFPHTRQDIYNLVMVEEIKTFHELLDKHGKGRGCEICRQAVGSILASYWNDYILKKEHIGLQDTNDIFLANMQKDGTYSVVPRVTGGEITPDQLIALGRVAKKYRLYSKITGGQRVDLFGARVEQLPSIWRELIAAGFESGHAYGKSLRTVKSCVGSTWCRFGVDDSVGLAIELENRYKGLRAPHKIKFAVSGCTRECAEAQGKDIGVIATEGGWNLYVCGNGGMKPRHADLFATNLDKEALIKYIDRLLIFYVRTADRLQRTSVWMENMEGGLDYLRSVVIEDRLGICEQLEAQMQRVIETYQCEWKTTIQDEQKLKRFRHFVNSDQSDDNVLFVEERGQIRPANDAEREQHQLTVEA; the protein is encoded by the coding sequence ATGAACGCTAAACAAACACTGGTTGTGATCGGAAATGGCATGGTGGGCCAGCATTTTCTGGATAGCTTAATCAATAGCGAGGTGAAAGATGATTTCGATATCGTGACCTTTTGCGAGGAGCCGCGGCCGGCCTATGACCGGGTGCATCTGTCGGAATATTTCAACGGTAAAAGCGCTGACGACCTGTCTTTGGTCAAAGAGGGCTTTTTCGAACAACAAGGGATCAAAATCCATTTGGGCGATCGCGCCGTGAAAATCGACCAGCAACGGCAATTGGTTCATTCGGCGCAAGGGCTTGAAGTCCGTTATGACAAAGTCGTATTGGCAACCGGATCTTATCCGTTCGTGCCGCCAATTCCCGGTCATGAACGGGAGCAATGTCTGGTTTATCGGACCATCGAGGATTTGGAAGCGATAACGGCCCATGCCAAGAATGCACGCGTGGGTGTCGTCGTTGGCGGGGGGGTGTTGGGCCTGGAAGCCGGCAAGGCGTTAACGGACCTAGGGCTGCAGACCCATGTGGTGGAATTTGCGCCCCGTTTGATGGCGGTGCAACTGGATGATGGCGGTGGCGCGATGCTGAGAAGCAAAATCGAGGCCTTGGGCGTCAAGGTGCATACCAGCAAGAATACCCGTAACATTTCCGATGGCGATCGACATGCACTGAAAATGGAGTTCGCCGACGATGACAGTCTGGAAACCGATCTGATCCTGTTTTCCGCCGGCATTCGTCCGCGTGACGATATCGCCCACGCCAGTGGCTTGGAAGTGGGGCCGCGCGGCGGCATCGTCATCGACGATGAATGCAAAACCTCGAATCCGGATATTTACGCTATCGGTGAATGCGCGTTATGGAACGGTCGCATATTCGGCCTGGTCGCACCAGGCTATACCATGGCTCGCACCGTCGTGGCCAATCTGGCGGGAAGGGAAGACCGTTTTCAAGGCGCCGACATGAGCACCAAGCTGAAATTGATGGGAGTCGACGTCGCCAGTATCGGCGATGCCCATGCGCAAAGCCAAGGTTCTCTAGTGTACACCTATCAGGACGGTTCGGCGGAAGTCTACAAGCGCCTGGTGGTTAGCGCGGACAAAACACGTCTGTTAGGCGCGGTGCTGGTGGGAGATGCGGCGGGTTACAGTACCTTGCTGCAATATTGTCTGAACGGCATTGAGTTGCCTGAAAACCCGGATTCGTTAATCTTGCCGGCGCGTTCCGATGAGTCGGTCGGTTTAGGGCCGGATGCCTTGCCGGAATCGGCGCAAATTTGTTCTTGTCACGATGTCTCCAAAGGCCGGATTTGTCAGGCGATCGAACAAGGTAGCGTCAGCGTACCGGCCTTGAAGGGCGAGACCCTGGCAGGTACCGGTTGTGGCGGTTGCGTTCCCTTGCTGAAGTCGGTGTTGGATTGCGAGCTGAAAAAAGCAGGCGTCGAGGTGAATAACGATATTTGTGAACATTTCCCCCATACCCGGCAAGATATTTATAACCTGGTCATGGTCGAGGAAATCAAGACCTTTCATGAATTACTCGACAAGCACGGTAAAGGCCGGGGCTGTGAGATATGTCGTCAGGCCGTCGGCTCGATTTTGGCTTCTTATTGGAACGATTACATTCTCAAGAAAGAACACATCGGTTTGCAGGATACCAACGATATTTTTCTCGCCAACATGCAAAAGGACGGCACCTATTCTGTCGTGCCTCGCGTGACCGGGGGCGAAATTACGCCGGATCAATTGATCGCTTTGGGACGAGTCGCTAAGAAATATCGACTGTATAGTAAGATTACCGGCGGCCAGCGCGTCGATTTGTTCGGCGCCCGGGTCGAGCAACTGCCGTCGATCTGGCGAGAGCTGATCGCTGCCGGGTTCGAAAGCGGGCATGCCTACGGCAAATCGCTGCGTACCGTGAAATCCTGTGTCGGCAGCACCTGGTGCCGTTTCGGGGTCGATGACAGCGTCGGTTTGGCCATCGAGCTGGAAAATCGTTACAAGGGCTTGCGCGCGCCGCATAAAATCAAATTCGCCGTGTCGGGCTGCACCCGGGAATGCGCCGAGGCGCAGGGCAAGGATATCGGTGTCATCGCCACAGAAGGAGGATGGAATCTATACGTCTGCGGCAATGGCGGCATGAAGCCGCGGCATGCGGATTTGTTCGCCACCAATCTGGATAAGGAAGCCTTGATCAAATATATCGACCGTTTGTTGATTTTCTATGTGCGCACCGCCGACCGCTTGCAGCGCACGTCGGTATGGATGGAAAACATGGAAGGCGGCTTGGATTATTTGCGTTCTGTTGTTATTGAAGACAGGTTGGGCATCTGTGAGCAATTAGAGGCGCAGATGCAGCGTGTCATCGAGACTTATCAGTGCGAATGGAAGACAACCATCCAGGACGAACAAAAACTCAAGCGCTTCCGTCATTTTGTCAACAGCGACCAGTCCGACGACAACGTTTTGTTTGTCGAGGAGCGTGGCCAGATTCGCCCGGCTAATGACGCCGAGCGCGAACAGCATCAGTTAACCGTGGAGGCCTGA
- the nirD gene encoding nitrite reductase small subunit NirD, whose product MTEWSDICAVDDLQPDSGVCALIDNRQIAIFYLPREQAVFALDNHDPFSHANVLSRGMIGDLRGEPMVASPMYKQHFSLKTGVCLEDEAVKLQTYNVRIDKQRVQIAFGSEP is encoded by the coding sequence ATGACTGAATGGAGCGATATCTGCGCTGTAGACGATCTGCAACCGGATTCGGGCGTCTGCGCCCTGATCGACAACCGACAAATCGCCATCTTTTATCTACCCAGAGAGCAAGCCGTTTTCGCGTTAGATAACCATGATCCGTTTTCCCATGCCAATGTGCTTTCGCGCGGCATGATCGGCGACTTGCGGGGCGAACCGATGGTGGCTTCGCCGATGTATAAACAGCATTTCAGCCTGAAGACAGGCGTATGCCTTGAGGATGAGGCGGTTAAGCTGCAAACGTATAACGTCCGTATCGACAAACAGCGTGTGCAAATTGCCTTCGGGAGCGAGCCATGA